The DNA segment GCACTCGCTCGGAGACGGTCTCACACCGCTGGCGGAGCCGTCCCAGCCTGTCGTCGGGTGTCTCCTCGTCCGTCCCGCTCATCGCGTAGGGGAGTACACACAGCTCGCGGACACCCGTCTCGGCCATCCGGAGGTCAGTCTCCGGCCGACGGTCCGCGGTCAGCGTTTCGAGTGCGCTGGCCAGCGCGGCCGGCGACCCGCTGATCGCCACCCCGCCGGCGTCGGCGGCGTACTCGCGGATCCGCGAGAGCAGTCGGTAGGTGGCCGTGCTGGCGAGATACAGCGGGCCGACGGTGAGGACCGCGACCGGCGTGAACAGCAGGAGGGGGATCTCGAGATTGCTCAGGTTCGCGTTCTGCTCTCCGTCGAGACCGAGCAGTTTGCGCGCGATCCACGAGTGCCGCAGCCCAGCGGCGAGACCGTCGAGAAAGCGGCCGCTGACTGTCGGCAGGAACGCAGCGGCGGTCATCACGAACGCGTCGCCGTTGCTGAGATGGGCGAGTTCGTGGGCGATCACCGCGTCGAGTTCGTCGTCGGAGAGCGCCTCCAGCAGGCCAACCGTGAGAAACAGCGTCCGCTCGCCCGGTCGACTGGCGACGTAGCTGTTCGGCGTCTCGACGTCGATCACTCGCACGTCGGGCATGGTCACGTCGGCCGTCTGAGCGAGTCGGGCCACGCGGTCCTCCAGCGTTGGCGCGGCGACGACCGTCTCCTCGGGTTCGTCGTCCGCCTCGTCAGCGCTACGGTCGGCGAGGAGGACGTTCTTCAACTCCTTGTCCGGGCCGATGTCGTACTCGCGGGCTTCACGCAGCGTGAGTCGATAGCCGAACACCGACTGGACGAGCAACACCAGCGGGGTCCCGACGAGCAACACCGGCTCCAGCGGCACGATATCGAACGAGAGCGCCCAGGTAAGCACCTCGAACTGGTAGGTGACCAGCGGCAACAGCGCCAGCGCGACGTGTGCAAGGACGTACACGGCAGCCACGAACGCCACGTCAAAGGCCAGCAGCACGGCCACGAGCGCCACGATCCGGAGGTGCGTTCGCAGTCCGGAGGGCTGGCGGAGTGACATCGTATTGTCGTTTTCGCGCTGAAAGCAAAAGCGTACCGGATACGGAGTTCTCGGTTAATATATCCACACCGAGTTAGTTTTGGGATTTTATGTTGATATTGTATTCAAAGTAATTATATAGGTGGCGTGTAACCGATATCGATGTGGGGAGCAATGAACGGGGACGCTTCTGAAAAGAAGACGCGAC comes from the Halapricum desulfuricans genome and includes:
- a CDS encoding M48 family metallopeptidase, producing the protein MSLRQPSGLRTHLRIVALVAVLLAFDVAFVAAVYVLAHVALALLPLVTYQFEVLTWALSFDIVPLEPVLLVGTPLVLLVQSVFGYRLTLREAREYDIGPDKELKNVLLADRSADEADDEPEETVVAAPTLEDRVARLAQTADVTMPDVRVIDVETPNSYVASRPGERTLFLTVGLLEALSDDELDAVIAHELAHLSNGDAFVMTAAAFLPTVSGRFLDGLAAGLRHSWIARKLLGLDGEQNANLSNLEIPLLLFTPVAVLTVGPLYLASTATYRLLSRIREYAADAGGVAISGSPAALASALETLTADRRPETDLRMAETGVRELCVLPYAMSGTDEETPDDRLGRLRQRCETVSERVLPGSHPDPEDRIAALRDRQAGLER